A stretch of DNA from Nitratireductor thuwali:
GTTTCGGAGGGGGTTTTCGGCTTGAGCGGAACCGCGCGCCGGAACCGCTCGGCGATCTCCTTCAGCGCGTCTGTCGTGGCCGGCGGCATGGCGCGGGCCGGACGCAGGCCGCTGCCTTCCTCGCCATTGCCGCCATTTGCCGCGGCCACCGCCGCCGGATCGGGCTCGGGCAACGGATTTTCGATGCCGGGAATGGGCTTCAGCTCGATGTTCTGGTGGGCGTAGGCCATGAAACGCTGCCACACCATCGCCGGCAGCGAGCCGCCGGTCATGCGGCGGGTGGGGCGGTAATCGTCGTTGCCCAGCCAAACGGCGGCCGTGTAATTGCCGGTGTAGCCGACATACCAGCCGTCGCGATAGGACTGGGTGGTGCCGGTCTTGCCGGCCGAGCGCACCATGGGAAGGGCCGCGCGGCGGCCCGTGCCCCATTCGGGAACCTGGACGAGAATGCTGTTCATAGACGACACGGCCTGCTGCGAAAGGACCCGGCGGGGCGGCGGCGCATCGCGGGAAAAATCATAGATCACCTCGCCCGAATGGGTGAGCAATTGCAGGACGCCGTGACGCATGCCCGCATAGCCGCCATTGGCGAAAACGCTGTAGCCGGTGGCCTGGTCCATCACGGTCATGTCTGATGTGCCCAGCACCATGGTCTTGTGGCCGTTGAGCTCCGTCTCCACGCCCATGTCGCGGGTGAGTTCGACGATGCGGTCGATGCCCAGATGGTCGCGGGCAAGGCGCACGGGCACGGTGTTGTACGACTTTGCCAGCGCGGTCGTCAGGTCGACGCGGCCGGCATAGCCGCGCGTATAGTTCTGAGGCGTCCAGTTGCCCCAGGAGATCGGCGCGTCGGAAATGACGGAGCTGGGCGTGAAGCCGGCTTCCATGGCGGCGGCATAGACATAAGGCTTGAACGAGGAGCCGGGCTGGCGCTCCGCACGGGTGGCGCGGTTGAACTGGCTCTGGCCGTAATCGCGCCCGCCGACGATGGCCCTGACGGCGCCGTTCGTCTCCAGCACCACCACGGCGCCTTCCTCGACGTCGTAGTCCTTGCCGTGCTGGCGCAGATGAAACTCCAGCGACTCCTCCACGGCATGCTGCAAGTCGGGGTCGATGGTCGTGCGCGCGATGAGCGAATGGGTGGCGCCGCGGGGAACGATGCGCTTGACCTCTTCAAATGCCCAGTCGAGGAAATAGTCGGGGCTATCGCGGTGCCCGCGGTCGACCGGCGTGGCCGGGTTGCGGCGGGCGGTCAGCACCTGGCCCTCGGTCATGAATCCCGCCTGGACGAGATTGGTGAGGACCTCGTTGGCGCGGGCGCGGGCGGCGGGCAGGTTGATATGGGGCGCATAACGCGCCGGCGCCTTGAACAGGCCGGCGATCATCGCCGCCTCGGCGACCGTGAGGTCCTTTATCTGCTTGTCGAAATAAAAGTCCGCCGCCGCCGCGATGCCGAAGGTGCCGCCGCCCAGATAGGCGCGGTCGAGATAGAACTGGAGGATCTCCTTCTTGGTCAGGTTGGCCTCCAGCCAGATCGCCAGGAAGGCTTCCTTGACCTTGCGTTCGAGCGTTCGCTCATTGGTGAGGAACAGGTTCTTGGCAAGCTGCTGGGTGAGGGTGGAACCGCCTTGTACGATGTTGTTGGCGCGCACATTCTCGCTCACCGCGCGCAGAAGGCCGATGGCGTCTATGCCGAGATGCTCGAAGAACCGCCGGTCCTCGGTGGCTAGCACCGATTTGATGACGTGATCGGGCATCTCGTCGACGGGCACGGAATCGCGCTGGATGATGCCGCGCTGGCCGATCTCGTTGCCGTAACGATCGAGAAAGGTGACGGCGTAATCGTCCTGCGCGCGCCAGTCTCCGGCGGTCTCGTGGAAGGCCGGCATCGCCAGCGCCAGCATGACGACCGAGCCGACCGCCAGCAGCGTTAAGGTCTCGCTGAAGAACTCCGCCACGGCGCGGCGCGGACCGTAGAGGCGGAAGCGGCGGAAGAAGATGGTGAGGTTTTCCCACAGTTCAGACGCCTTGAAACCCGCCTCATAGAGCGTGGAATCGAGCCATGCATCGATCTCAAGCAGCCTCGTGGCCCGTGGAGCCTTGGCTTTATGGCGCTTGTGCTCTTCGTCCATGGTGGGCCGTCGGGCGCCTTCTTCCCTGTTGCCGAGCCCGGGCCGGTTCCCTCATGGGATCGCTCGGGCAAAGCCTGCATTTTTAAGCATATTTAGCACATTCTAACCCGTGGGAAGGGAAATTGTGCCGGTGCGGAGGGGGGTGACCTGGATTTACGGTAAATGCGGCGGGCGGGGGCAGACGGCGGCGCGGGGGACTTAACCAGTAAAGGAAAATATTCCTTGACTGCGTGACGGTCCGCTGATAGGGTTCAGGCATCGTCGGAAAAGTGGGTTCGAAGGTGGCCGGGGCGGCTGGTTGGTTGCGCCGGGGCTTGTCGCCATTTCAAAGTGTTACAGCGTCCTTTGCGCATCCAATTGGATGCGCGGCGCTGTGTCTTTTCCGGATTTGAGGTTTTGGAGCGCCGCGGTTTTGCCGGGGCGCTTTTTTATTGGCTGAAGGAGGTGGGTATGGCGACTGCGGCGGAGAGGCCGTTGCGGGCGGTGCGCGCGATCTTCGAGGGGGCGGAGCCCTCGCTGGAACTGCTGGCGGAGGCCACGCAGCGCTCGCTGGCATCGCTGCAGAGGCAGGCGGAGCGCGAGGGCTGGAACGGCGATGGCCCGGTGGATGCCGGGGCGCTGGAGGGGCGGCTCTTGCGGCTTTCCGACACGCTGGTGCGCGAGTTCGAGAAGTTGAGCCGCGCGGGAAAGGCGGCCGGCAGGTTCGACAAGGGGCGCATCGATGCGCTGAACTCGATGCTGAGGATGATCGAGAAGATCGGTGACATGACGCGCCTTCCCCAACGCGCGGCAGACAGGCAGATAAAAAGCGATGCAGAAATGGCCGCCGCCCTCAAAGCGATCGATCAGCGCATCCTCATGCTTGCCAGAGAGCTTGCCAGCTGTCTCGACGACGGCGAACTGGTCGCCGGAACTGACGGAAAAGATTCTTGACGAATGGGTGATGTCGGCGCGGCTGTCGCAATACCCGATACTGGGGCTCGCTCCCGTCTGGCTCGTGATGGGCGGGCGCGGGGCGGGCAAGACGCGGCTCGGCGCCGAATGGGTCAACGGGCTGGTGCGCGGTCTGACGGTGTTCGGCGGGGGGCGCTACGGCCGCATCGCATTGGTAGGCGAGACGCTGGGCGACGTGCGCGAGGTGATGATCGAGGGACCTTCCGGCATCCTCGCCGTCTCGCGCGGCGGCCTGCCCCGCTACGAGCCGAGCCGCCGGCGGCTGCTCTGGGACAATGGCGCGGTGGCGCAGGCCTTTTCGTCGGAAGACCCCGACAGCCTGCGCGGGCCGCAATTCGACGCGGCATGGTGCGATGAGCTGGCCAAGTGGAAGAACGCGGAGGCGTGCTACGACATGCTGCAGTTCGGGTTGCGGCTGGGCATGAGGCCGGTGCAGCTTGTGACGACGACGCCGCGGCCGGTGCCGCTGGTAAAGCGGCTGCTCGCGGGCAAGGACACGACGCTGACCGTCATGCGAACGGCGGAGAACGCGGACAACCTGGCGTCCGGTTTCCTCGCCGCCGTCGAGGACCGGTATGGCGGAACGCGGCTCGGACGGCAGGAACTCGACGGCGAACTGGTCGAGGATCGCGACGACGCCCTGTGGACGCGCCCGGCGCTGGAAGGAATGGCGGGCGCCATGCCCGCGGCCTTGCGCCGTATCGTCGTCGCCGTGGACCCGCCGGCCACCAGCCGCAAGACGTCCGATGCCTGCGGGCTGGTGGTGGCCGGGGTCGACGAGACGGGGACGGGCTGGGTGCTGCATGACGG
This window harbors:
- a CDS encoding transglycosylase domain-containing protein; translated protein: MDEEHKRHKAKAPRATRLLEIDAWLDSTLYEAGFKASELWENLTIFFRRFRLYGPRRAVAEFFSETLTLLAVGSVVMLALAMPAFHETAGDWRAQDDYAVTFLDRYGNEIGQRGIIQRDSVPVDEMPDHVIKSVLATEDRRFFEHLGIDAIGLLRAVSENVRANNIVQGGSTLTQQLAKNLFLTNERTLERKVKEAFLAIWLEANLTKKEILQFYLDRAYLGGGTFGIAAAADFYFDKQIKDLTVAEAAMIAGLFKAPARYAPHINLPAARARANEVLTNLVQAGFMTEGQVLTARRNPATPVDRGHRDSPDYFLDWAFEEVKRIVPRGATHSLIARTTIDPDLQHAVEESLEFHLRQHGKDYDVEEGAVVVLETNGAVRAIVGGRDYGQSQFNRATRAERQPGSSFKPYVYAAAMEAGFTPSSVISDAPISWGNWTPQNYTRGYAGRVDLTTALAKSYNTVPVRLARDHLGIDRIVELTRDMGVETELNGHKTMVLGTSDMTVMDQATGYSVFANGGYAGMRHGVLQLLTHSGEVIYDFSRDAPPPRRVLSQQAVSSMNSILVQVPEWGTGRRAALPMVRSAGKTGTTQSYRDGWYVGYTGNYTAAVWLGNDDYRPTRRMTGGSLPAMVWQRFMAYAHQNIELKPIPGIENPLPEPDPAAVAAANGGNGEEGSGLRPARAMPPATTDALKEIAERFRRAVPLKPKTPSETLSAL
- a CDS encoding DNA-packaging protein, with translation MSARLSQYPILGLAPVWLVMGGRGAGKTRLGAEWVNGLVRGLTVFGGGRYGRIALVGETLGDVREVMIEGPSGILAVSRGGLPRYEPSRRRLLWDNGAVAQAFSSEDPDSLRGPQFDAAWCDELAKWKNAEACYDMLQFGLRLGMRPVQLVTTTPRPVPLVKRLLAGKDTTLTVMRTAENADNLASGFLAAVEDRYGGTRLGRQELDGELVEDRDDALWTRPALEGMAGAMPAALRRIVVAVDPPATSRKTSDACGLVVAGVDETGTGWVLHDGTMRAARPEAWAGRAVALYRRFDADAIVAEVNQGGEMVTSVLRTVDATVPVKPVRASRGKWTRAEPVAALYAQGRVRHAARFPELEDEMCDFGIDGLSDGRSPDRVDALVWALTELMLGREGRPRVRGLG